A window of Cellulomonas wangleii genomic DNA:
ATGCCCAGGCCCCCGACGGGTGGCGCACGTGGTCCGCCGGCGGCCCGGGGACGCGGCTGCTGCGGGCGCTGCCCCCCGTGCGTCGCCGTATGCTCGTGCGGCAGCGCACGACGTCGGACCTCACGGTCCACGCGGGCGCGGACGGCGTCGGCGTCGTCCTCGCGCACGACGGGGAGACCACCCGCCTACCGCCCGACGCCGTCGCCCGGCTCCGCATCGTGCCGGGAGCGCTCGCCGTGTACGCGGCGGACCGCCCGGGGGCGGCGAGCGCGTGACGGACGTCACCGCACGCCCGCCACGCGGCGGGAACCGTACGGACGCCGGAGCCGTTGCACCCCCGACACCTCAGTCGACACTGGAGAACCGATGGACCCCGACAGTCCGGGGCACAGTCCCGTGCCCCACCCCTGCGACGCGACCACGCGACGGGAGGTGGGGCTCCGATGTGGATCCTGAGTCTCCTGCTCGGCGTGGTCGTCGTGCTGGCCATCACCGCGGCGACCGCGTACTTCGTGGCCCAGGAGTTCGGCTACATGTCCGTCGACCGCTCCCGCCTGGCGGCGCGGGCGGAGGCCGGTGACGTCGGTGCGCGCAAGGCGCTCGACGTCACGCGGCGCACGTCCTTCATGCTGTCGGGCGCCCAGCTCGGCATCACCGTCACGGGCCTGCTCGTCGGGTACGTGGCCGAGCCCCTCATCGGCGAGGCGTTCGGTGAGGCGCTGGGCCTGGTGGACGTGCCGACGGGTGTCGGCATCGCCATCGGCACCGTGCTGGCCCTGCTGTTCTCGACGTTCGTGCAGATGCTGGTCGGCGAGCTGTTCCCCAAGAACCTCGCGATCGCCCGCCCCGAGGCCACCGCGGTGCGGCTCGCGACGTCGACCATCTGGTACCTGCGCGCCTTCGGCTGGCTCATCCGCATCTTCGACGCGGCGTCCAACGCGCTGCTCAAGGTCCTGGGCATCGAGCCCGTCCACGACGTCGAGCACTCCGCCACCGCGCGCGACCTCGAGCACATCGTCGCGGACTCCGTCGACCTCCCGCGCGAGCTGTCGGTGCTGCTGGACCGCATCCTCGACTTCCCCGCCAGCGACGTCGAGCACGCCATGGTGCCGCGCTCACGCGTCGACACGGTCACCCCGGACACGCCGGTCGCCCGGCTGCGCGAGCTCATGTCCGACGGGCACTCGCGCTACCCGGTGCTGGACGAGGAGTCCGTGACGGGCGTCGTGCACCTGCCCGACGTGCTGCGGTGCACCGACGCGACGGCCACGGCGGCAGATCTGCAGCGTCCCGCCACCCTGGTCCCCGAGTCGATGTCGCTGCCCGACGCCGTGCGCCTCCTGCTGGCGTCCGACAACCAGCTCGCCGTCGTCATCGACGAGTACGGCGGCTTCGCCGGCGCGCTCTCGATGGAGGACGTCGCCGAGGAGCTCGTGGGCGAGATCCACGACGAGCACGACCCGCTCGACGCGGCCGACGCGACCGAGCAGGCCGACGGGTCCTGGATCGTCGCGGGCGACGTCCACGTCGACGAGGTGGAGCGCGCCCTGGGGCGTGACCTGCCGCGCGACGACTACGAGACGATCGCCGGCCTGGCCATCGACGCGTACGGCGCCCTGCCGCCGCAGGGCACGGTCGTCGAGGTGCCGCTGGCACCCGACCCCGCCCACCTCGTGGACGACGAGGAGCCACCCGCGCAGGTGCTGCGCATCGAGGTGCTGGACGTCGAGCGGCACGTGCCCGCACGCGTCCGCCTCAGCGTCGAGGACGCCACCGACGCGCAGACCACGACGCAGCAGGAGGCCCACCGATGAGCAACCCCTGGGTCGTCGTCGCCACGACCGTCGCGATCATCGCCCTGTCGGCGTTCTTCGTCGCGGTCGAGTTCGCCATGCTGGCCGCGCGCCGCCACCGCTTCGAGGACGCCGCGGCCACGAGCCGCACGGCCCGCGCCGCGCTGCGCAGCTCCCACGAGCTGACCGTCCTGCTGGCCGGTGCCCAGCTGGGCATCACGGCCTGCACGCTGGCGCTCGGTGCCATCACCAAGCCCGCCGTGCACCACTGGCTCACGCCGCTGTTCGCGACGTGGGGCCTGCCCGCCGTGCCCGCCGACGTGGTGGGCTTCGTGCTCGCGCTGATCATCGTGACGTTCCTGCACCTGGTCGTCGGCGAGATGGCCCCGAAGTCGTGGGCCATCGCGCACCCCGAGGCGTCCGCGCAGCTGCTCGCCATCCCGATGCGGGCGTTCATGTGGGCCGTCCGGCCCGTGCTGCGGGCGCTCAACGAGTCCGCGAACCGCATGCTGCGGCGCGTGGGCGTCGAGCCGGTCGACGAGATGGTCGCCGTCACCGACCCGGCGTCCCTGCGCCACCTCGTGGAGCACTCGGCGAACGTGGGCGCGCTGGACGCGTCGTTCTCCGCACAGCTGTCGCAGGCCCTGGAGCTGCAGCGCATCACGGTGCGCGACCTCGCCGACCCCGGCGCGGTGCCGGTCACGGTGCCGACGACGGCCACGGTCCAGGACGTGCAGCGTGCGTCCCTCGACAGCGGCCACCTGCGCATCCTCGTCGGCGACGCCGGCGCGGTGACGGGCGTCGTGCACGTGCGCGACACGCTCACGAGCGCACCGTCGGACGCCGCGGCGCCGTTCGTCCGACCGGTGTACGAGCTGCCGGGCGACACCCTGGTGGCCACCGCGTTCGCCGGCATGCGGGAGGGCCGCCACCACCTGGCGGTCCTCACGGGCGGCGAGCGCACGCTGGTCGTGACGCTCGCGGACGTGGTCGAGCGGCTGCTGCCGCAGGCCACGGGCACGTCCGCCGCGTGAGCGGGCGCGGGCGGCGGGCCACCGGGCCGTCGCCCGCGCGCGTCCCGCAGGCGTCGGGCGGTCGACCAGCGGGTGAAAACCTCGTGCCCGCGCAGGCCTCCGGGCCCGCACCGGGTGACAGTGGACCTGTGCACGCGAGCCAGGACGTCCCCGGCAAGGCGCCCGTGCGCCACCCGTACTTCCAGGACCCCGGCGGCGTCGTCGCCCTCGCCCACCGGGGCTTCGCTCTCGACGGCCGGGAGAACTCCCTGACCGCGTTCGGGGCGGCCGTCGACCTCGGGTTCCGGTACGTGGAGACGGACGCGCACGCGACGGCCGACGGTGTCGCGGTGGCGCTGCACGACGAGACCCTGGACCGGACGACGGACGGCGAGGGCATGGTGTCCGAGCTGCCGTGGTCGCTGGTCCGCCGCGCCCGCATCGGTGGCGTCGACCCGGTGCCGATGCTGGTCGACGTGCTCGGCACCTGGCCGGACCTGCGGGTCAACGTCGACGTCAAGAGCGAGCACGCCGTCGGGCCCGTCGCGGAGGCGGTCGAGCGCACCGCGTCGCACGACCGCGTGTGCGTGGCGTCCTTCTCCGCCGCGCGCCGGCGCGCGACGGTGGCGCGGCTGAGCCGTCCGGTGGCGACGTCGGCCGCGACGGGCGAGGTCGCCCGGTTCCTCCTCGCGCACCGGGCGCACGCCACGCGGCTCGCGGCGCAGGCGCTGCGGGAGGTGGACGCGCTCCAGGTGCCGGTCGCGCAGGGCCGGCTGCGGGTGGTCGACGCCGGCACCGTCGCCGCGGCCCACGCCGCCGGCCGGGCCGTGCACGTGTGGACCGTGAACGACCCGGACGAGATGCACCGCCTGCTGGACCTCGGTGTGGACGGTCTGGTCACCGACCGCGCCGACCTGCTGCGTGACGTGCTGCGCGCGCGCGGCACCTGGTCCTGACGGGACCCGCGGCGCCCTGCAGGACGTGCGGGGCGCGGGCCTGTGGACGGGAGCGTCGGTGTCCCCGCGGTTCGCTACCGTGCCTCGGGTGACGACGACGGGGCACGGACGGTCCGCGACGGCCGCGACGCGCGCCCTGCGGGTGCACACCGCCGAACGTGCGGACGTGCTCGTCGACGCGCTCGCCGACGTGCTGGCGGACGTGCCGCCCGGGACCGACCCGTTCGCCCGTGAGGTGGTGGCCGTGCCCACGCGCGGGGTCGAGCGGTGGGTCGCGCAGCGGCTGTCCCACCGCCTGGGCGCCGGAGCGGACGGGGAGGGCGGTGTCTGCGCCCGCATCGACTTCGAGCCACCCACGCGCCTGGTGCGCGAGGCCGTCGCGGCGGCCACCGGCACCTCGCGCGACGACGACCCGTGGGAGCCCGAACGCCTCGTGTGGCACGTCCTGCGCGCCGTGGACGACGCCGTCGCACAGGACGTCCCGTGGGCCCGTCCGCTGCGGCGGCACCTCGTCGACCCCGACGACCGCCAGGACGTGCACGCCGGGCGGCGGCTGCGCCTCGCGCAGCGGCTCGCCGGGACGTTCGCCGCGGACGCGGCCCAACGGCCCTCGCTCGTCGCGGCCTGGGCCGCGGGACGGGACGAGGACGGCGCCGGCGCCCCCCTGCCGCCGGACCTGGTGTGGCAGGCGTCGCTGTGGCGGGCCGTGCGCGCCGCCGTCGGGGTCCCCGGGCCCGCCGAGCTCCTCGACGACGCCGTGCGCACGCTGCGTGCGGACCCGGGCGTGGTGGACCTTCCCCCGCGGCTGTCGGTCCTCGGGCCGACCCGGCTGCCGCAGGCCCACGTCGACGTGCTGACCGCCCTCGCCGCGCACCGCGACGTGCACGTCTGGCTCCCCCACCCCTCGCCGCGCCTGTGGCAGCGGGCGGCGACGTCCGCCGCGGGCGCGTCGGGCGTCGCCCCCCGTCGCAGCGCCGTGCCGACCGTCGCCGTGCACCCCCTGCTCGCGTCGGCGGCCCGCGACGCCACCGAGCTGGGGCTCCGGCTGACCGGCACGGGCGCCGACGTCACGCACCACCCGGCCCCGCCGCCGCCGGCGACCGTGCTCGGCGCGCTGCAGGCGGCGCTGCGCGCCGACGAGCGCCCCACGACCCGCGTCGCTGCCGGCCCCGAGGACCGCACCGTGCAGGTGCACTCCTGCCACGGCCGCGGACGTCAGGTCGAGGTGCTGCGCGAGGTCGTGCTGGGCCTGCTCGCGGACGACCCGACGCTGCAGCCGCGGGACGTCGTCGTGCTCTGCCCGGACGTCGAGGCGTTCGCGCCGCTGGTCGTGGCGGCGTTCGGCGCCCCGGCGACCCCCGCCGACGGCGGCGGCCCGCCCGCCCGGCACGACGCCACACCCGTCCACCCCGGACGCACGCTGCGCGTGCGCGTGGCCGATCGCGCACCGGCGCGCACCAACCCCCTGCTGCGGGTGGTCGCGGTGCTCCTGGAGCTGGCGGGGTCGCGGGTCACCGCGTCGGGCGTCGTGGACCTCGCCGGCCTGCCCGCCGTGCGCCGCCGCTTCGGGTTCGACGACGCGGCCGTCGAGCAGCTGCGCGCGTGGGCGCTCGAGTCGGGGGTGCGGTGGGGCGAGGACCTGGACCGCAGGGAGCGGTTCGGGCTCGGCCGGGTCGCGCAGGGCACCTGGCGCACCGCCACCGACCGGCTGCTGCTGGGCGTCGCGATGGCCGAGGAGGACCAGCGGTTCGTCGGGTCGGCCCTGCCCCTGGACGACGTGGACAGCACGGACGTGGACCTCGCCGGCCGCGTCGCCGAGCTCGTCGACCGGGTCACCGCGCTGCTGGACGAGCTCGACGGGGTGCGGCCCGCCGACGCGTGGTTCGACGCGCTCGAGCGTGCGCTCGTCCTGCTGGCGGCCGCCGACCCGGCCGACG
This region includes:
- a CDS encoding hemolysin family protein, encoding MWILSLLLGVVVVLAITAATAYFVAQEFGYMSVDRSRLAARAEAGDVGARKALDVTRRTSFMLSGAQLGITVTGLLVGYVAEPLIGEAFGEALGLVDVPTGVGIAIGTVLALLFSTFVQMLVGELFPKNLAIARPEATAVRLATSTIWYLRAFGWLIRIFDAASNALLKVLGIEPVHDVEHSATARDLEHIVADSVDLPRELSVLLDRILDFPASDVEHAMVPRSRVDTVTPDTPVARLRELMSDGHSRYPVLDEESVTGVVHLPDVLRCTDATATAADLQRPATLVPESMSLPDAVRLLLASDNQLAVVIDEYGGFAGALSMEDVAEELVGEIHDEHDPLDAADATEQADGSWIVAGDVHVDEVERALGRDLPRDDYETIAGLAIDAYGALPPQGTVVEVPLAPDPAHLVDDEEPPAQVLRIEVLDVERHVPARVRLSVEDATDAQTTTQQEAHR
- a CDS encoding CNNM domain-containing protein; amino-acid sequence: MSNPWVVVATTVAIIALSAFFVAVEFAMLAARRHRFEDAAATSRTARAALRSSHELTVLLAGAQLGITACTLALGAITKPAVHHWLTPLFATWGLPAVPADVVGFVLALIIVTFLHLVVGEMAPKSWAIAHPEASAQLLAIPMRAFMWAVRPVLRALNESANRMLRRVGVEPVDEMVAVTDPASLRHLVEHSANVGALDASFSAQLSQALELQRITVRDLADPGAVPVTVPTTATVQDVQRASLDSGHLRILVGDAGAVTGVVHVRDTLTSAPSDAAAPFVRPVYELPGDTLVATAFAGMREGRHHLAVLTGGERTLVVTLADVVERLLPQATGTSAA
- a CDS encoding glycerophosphodiester phosphodiesterase family protein produces the protein MHASQDVPGKAPVRHPYFQDPGGVVALAHRGFALDGRENSLTAFGAAVDLGFRYVETDAHATADGVAVALHDETLDRTTDGEGMVSELPWSLVRRARIGGVDPVPMLVDVLGTWPDLRVNVDVKSEHAVGPVAEAVERTASHDRVCVASFSAARRRATVARLSRPVATSAATGEVARFLLAHRAHATRLAAQALREVDALQVPVAQGRLRVVDAGTVAAAHAAGRAVHVWTVNDPDEMHRLLDLGVDGLVTDRADLLRDVLRARGTWS
- the recC gene encoding exodeoxyribonuclease V subunit gamma yields the protein MTTTGHGRSATAATRALRVHTAERADVLVDALADVLADVPPGTDPFAREVVAVPTRGVERWVAQRLSHRLGAGADGEGGVCARIDFEPPTRLVREAVAAATGTSRDDDPWEPERLVWHVLRAVDDAVAQDVPWARPLRRHLVDPDDRQDVHAGRRLRLAQRLAGTFAADAAQRPSLVAAWAAGRDEDGAGAPLPPDLVWQASLWRAVRAAVGVPGPAELLDDAVRTLRADPGVVDLPPRLSVLGPTRLPQAHVDVLTALAAHRDVHVWLPHPSPRLWQRAATSAAGASGVAPRRSAVPTVAVHPLLASAARDATELGLRLTGTGADVTHHPAPPPPATVLGALQAALRADERPTTRVAAGPEDRTVQVHSCHGRGRQVEVLREVVLGLLADDPTLQPRDVVVLCPDVEAFAPLVVAAFGAPATPADGGGPPARHDATPVHPGRTLRVRVADRAPARTNPLLRVVAVLLELAGSRVTASGVVDLAGLPAVRRRFGFDDAAVEQLRAWALESGVRWGEDLDRRERFGLGRVAQGTWRTATDRLLLGVAMAEEDQRFVGSALPLDDVDSTDVDLAGRVAELVDRVTALLDELDGVRPADAWFDALERALVLLAAADPADAWQEVGARAVLADARASAAGTDVPLRLSDVVALLEPRLAGRPTRAGFRTGALTVCSLEPMRAVPHRVVCLLGMDDGVFPRSGAPDGDDVLARDPLVGERDRRAEDRQLFLDAVMAAGDHLVVVHSGADERTGAPRPPAVPVGELLDAVDESVEPAGGRTAREAFVVQHPLQTVDERNFTAGVLGRPGPFSFDAVDRRAAEVARGPRTPRPPLLTAPLPPLEEPVVDLDDLVSALEHPVKAFVRRRLGVLVPGESEDLDDRLPLTLAPLDGWATGDRLLTAVLSGVDLGRAAAAERRRGAVPPGTLGGAALADVATRVSAVAEAAAPVLTVPATTVDVTVPLPGGRTLVGTVPGVRGDVLVRAVYARLGAKHRLRAWVQLLALAADPAAPAVRGAVTVGRAVGSRPRAMTSWLSPPPADDARRLLADLLAVRDRALRAPLPLPVAAGGTYAQRRHGHDDPAGALADAEHTLRDRFEHTDEYHVLAWGEGFTLPAVAGDPTPADRAAWPHEPTLLGALARTVWDALLTHEGREPV